A section of the Thunnus albacares chromosome 6, fThuAlb1.1, whole genome shotgun sequence genome encodes:
- the poldip2 gene encoding polymerase delta-interacting protein 2 isoform X1, protein MAACALRRGLLSTVSKYNRKHAHRILSVADSSGGLEVYRPRLQCRACGLPGGVQQRRFMSSRNRPEGKILETVGVFEALKQHGKYETGQLFLHSVFGYRGIVLFPWHARLYDRDITPPMSDSKPEPPGAHGSKEVKGKTHTYYQVLIDTRDCPHISQRSQTEAVTFLANHDDSRALYAIPGLDYVSHEDILPYNSTEQVPIQHELFERFLMYNPAKSPPFTARDTLKAWQEKNHPWLELSDVHRETTENIRVTVIPFYMGMREAQNSHVYWWRYCIRLENMGNEVVQLRERHWRIFSLSGTLETVRGRGVVGREPVLSKEQPAFQYSSHVSLQAPSGHMWGTFRIERTDGSHFDVRIPPFSLESNKDDKAPPAGYTF, encoded by the exons ATGGCGGCCTGTGCGTTACGCCGAGGCTTGCTAAGCACAGTCAGtaaatacaacagaaaacacGCTCACAGGATACTGAGTGTGGCTGACAGCAGTGGCGGGCTGGAGGTGTACAGACCGCGGCTGCAGTGCCGAGCCTGCGGGCTGCCCGGCGGGGTGCAGCAGAGGAGGTTCATGTCGTCACG GAACAGGCCTGAAGGGAAGATTTTGGAGACGGTGGGAGTGTTTGAGGCTCTAAAGCAGCACGGCAAATATGAAACAGGACAG CTGTTTCTCCACAGTGTGTTTGGCTACAGAGGCATCGTCTTGTTTCCTTGGCATGCTCGACTCTATGACAGAGACATCACCCCTCCCATGTCTGACAG CAAGCCTGAGCCCCCAGGAGCCCACGGGTCCAAGGAGGTGAAGGGGAAGACCCACACCTACTACCAAGTCCTGATTGACACCAGGGACTGCCCTCACATA TCTCAGAGGTCCCAGACAGAGGCAGTGACGTTCCTGGCCAACCATGATGACAGCAGAGCCCTGTATGCCATACCAG GTCTGGACTATGTGAGCCATGAAGACATCCTGCCCTATAACTCCACAGAGCAGGTCCCCATCCAGCACGAGCTGTTTGAGCGCTTCCTCATGTACAACCCTGCCAAAT ctcctccgTTCACAGCCAGAGACACCCTGAAGGCGTGGCAGGAGAAGAACCACCCCTGGCTGGAGCTGTCAGACGTCCACAGGGAGACCACCGAGAACATCCGAGTCACCGTCATCCCCTTCTACATGGGCATGAGG gaGGCCCAGAACTCCCATGTTTACTGG TGGCGGTATTGTATCCGTTTGGAGAACATGGGCAACGAGGTGGTTCAGCTGAGAGAGAGGCACTGGAGGATCTTCAGCCTGTCAGGAACCCTGGAGACGGTCCGAGGACGAGGCGTCGTTGGCAGG GAGCCAGTATTGTCTAAAGAACAGCCGGCATTTCAGTATAGCAGCCATGTGTCTCTTCAAGCCCCCAGTGGTCACATGTG GGGGACGTTTCGTATTGAAAGGACTGATGGCTCCCACTTTGATGTTCGCATTCCTCCTTTCTCCCTGGAGAGCAACAAAGATGACAAAGCTCCCCCTGCAGGCTACACATTCTAA
- the poldip2 gene encoding polymerase delta-interacting protein 2 isoform X2, producing the protein MAACALRRGLLSTVSKYNRKHAHRILSVADSSGGLEVYRPRLQCRACGLPGGVQQRRFMSSRPEGKILETVGVFEALKQHGKYETGQLFLHSVFGYRGIVLFPWHARLYDRDITPPMSDSKPEPPGAHGSKEVKGKTHTYYQVLIDTRDCPHISQRSQTEAVTFLANHDDSRALYAIPGLDYVSHEDILPYNSTEQVPIQHELFERFLMYNPAKSPPFTARDTLKAWQEKNHPWLELSDVHRETTENIRVTVIPFYMGMREAQNSHVYWWRYCIRLENMGNEVVQLRERHWRIFSLSGTLETVRGRGVVGREPVLSKEQPAFQYSSHVSLQAPSGHMWGTFRIERTDGSHFDVRIPPFSLESNKDDKAPPAGYTF; encoded by the exons ATGGCGGCCTGTGCGTTACGCCGAGGCTTGCTAAGCACAGTCAGtaaatacaacagaaaacacGCTCACAGGATACTGAGTGTGGCTGACAGCAGTGGCGGGCTGGAGGTGTACAGACCGCGGCTGCAGTGCCGAGCCTGCGGGCTGCCCGGCGGGGTGCAGCAGAGGAGGTTCATGTCGTCACG GCCTGAAGGGAAGATTTTGGAGACGGTGGGAGTGTTTGAGGCTCTAAAGCAGCACGGCAAATATGAAACAGGACAG CTGTTTCTCCACAGTGTGTTTGGCTACAGAGGCATCGTCTTGTTTCCTTGGCATGCTCGACTCTATGACAGAGACATCACCCCTCCCATGTCTGACAG CAAGCCTGAGCCCCCAGGAGCCCACGGGTCCAAGGAGGTGAAGGGGAAGACCCACACCTACTACCAAGTCCTGATTGACACCAGGGACTGCCCTCACATA TCTCAGAGGTCCCAGACAGAGGCAGTGACGTTCCTGGCCAACCATGATGACAGCAGAGCCCTGTATGCCATACCAG GTCTGGACTATGTGAGCCATGAAGACATCCTGCCCTATAACTCCACAGAGCAGGTCCCCATCCAGCACGAGCTGTTTGAGCGCTTCCTCATGTACAACCCTGCCAAAT ctcctccgTTCACAGCCAGAGACACCCTGAAGGCGTGGCAGGAGAAGAACCACCCCTGGCTGGAGCTGTCAGACGTCCACAGGGAGACCACCGAGAACATCCGAGTCACCGTCATCCCCTTCTACATGGGCATGAGG gaGGCCCAGAACTCCCATGTTTACTGG TGGCGGTATTGTATCCGTTTGGAGAACATGGGCAACGAGGTGGTTCAGCTGAGAGAGAGGCACTGGAGGATCTTCAGCCTGTCAGGAACCCTGGAGACGGTCCGAGGACGAGGCGTCGTTGGCAGG GAGCCAGTATTGTCTAAAGAACAGCCGGCATTTCAGTATAGCAGCCATGTGTCTCTTCAAGCCCCCAGTGGTCACATGTG GGGGACGTTTCGTATTGAAAGGACTGATGGCTCCCACTTTGATGTTCGCATTCCTCCTTTCTCCCTGGAGAGCAACAAAGATGACAAAGCTCCCCCTGCAGGCTACACATTCTAA